In Plectropomus leopardus isolate mb chromosome 17, YSFRI_Pleo_2.0, whole genome shotgun sequence, the DNA window aagctgtttttggggagatgtcatattttgacatttttgccatactatagccttgctttttcggtcattttttttcgacatgccaaattttggtgttttaggccgtttttgcaacgttaTATGCTAAGGCATGTGTTAGCAGGctcttttaagttgttttgaggtattttaagctgtttttgggagatgtcatattttgacatttttgccatactatagccttgcttttttaggtcattttttcgacatgccaaattttggtgttttaggccgtttttgcaacgttctatgctatggcatgtgttaGCAGgctcttttaatttgttttgaggtattttaagctgtttttgggagatgtcatattttgacatttttgccatactatagccttgcttttttaggtcattttttcgacatgccaaattttgggtttttaggccgttttaaaaagaaagaatgctatggcatgtgtcagAAGGctcttttaagttgttttgaggtgtttgaaaactgtttttgggagatgtcatattttgacatttttgccatactatagccttgctttttcggtcattttttcgacatgccaaattttggtgttttaggccgtttttgcaacgttctatgctatggcatgtgttaGCAGGctcttttaagttgttttgaggtgttttgaaactgtttttgggagatgtcatattttgacatttttgccatactatagccttgctttttcggtcatttttttgacatgcaaaattatggcgtttttggccgttttaaaaagaaagaatgctatggcatgtgttaGCAGGCtccttttaagttgttttgaggtgttttaagctgtttttggaagatgtcatattttgacattttttgccatactatagccttgctttttcggtcattttttcgacatgccaaattttggtgttttaggccgtttttgcaacgttctatgctatggcatgtgttaGCAGGctcttttaagttgttttgaggtattttaagctgtttttgggagatgtcatattttgacatttttgccatactatagccttgctttttcggtcattttttcgacatgcaaaattttggtgttttaggctgtttttgcaacgttctatgctatggcatgtgttaGCAGGctcttttaagttgttttgaggtattttaagctgtttttgggagatgtcatattttgacatttttgccatactatagccttgctttttcggtcattttttcgacatgcaaaattatagtgtttttcgccgtttgaaaaagaaagaatgctgtggtgtgtgtcagcaggctcttttatgctgttctgaggtgttttaagctgtttttgggagatgtcatattttgacatttttgccatactatagccttgctttttcggtcattttttcaacatatttttttactgggtttttggctatttttgcaacattctatgctatggcatgtctcagcagactgttttatgctggtttcagtttttatctgtggttttcgggacatgtcatattttgacatattataaccttgctttttcagtcattttaacttttttggtaTCATTTCCACTAAGTACACTATGACATGTCCCTACAAGCTGCactgtgtggttttcagccatttttttgacatgtcgaaatttgagatttttcccCCGTACTATAAATTTGATATTGTTCAACACACTATACTGTACAGTTTTGGCTATTTGTTTAgacatactatatagtatgacctgtttctacaagctataatataatTTTTGCAGTCATTcttaaaattttgtcaaaatttgacatttttaccatactatactgtgataaTGTAGATGTcgttttagctatttttttgacatgctatactttgaTGTTCTTTGGCCATTTGACGATATACTATACAATAAaaatttttgtgcagttttgatCATATagtgtactatgacattttgggatcaatttttgacgacatactatactatgtcaattttgtgccattttgggtaatttatactatgacatttttggataattttgaaGACATGACATCTTCATGccactttgagtcatttttgatcacatactatatactatgacatttttaagccattttgggtcatttttgacggcatactatactttgacgtTGTTCTTTGATTTTGGGTTGTGTGGGCACACTAaaataggtcattttttgatcaCATTTGACATTTGTCATGGATTTTGGGccttcatgtatttttttttttcaattttcatgagttttgacatcatactataatatgaagattttttcatgattttggaagaataactatactatgacactttttcatggttttgatatttgacatgatttttgtcaagatattgtacttttaatattttttcataattttggacaacatactacatACACTCTGATTTTTCTCCATGATATTTGGTGAATTattttactatgactttttcatgatttttgccTACATACTGCAGTGTGGtgtttttccatgattttgtatgacatactatactattacattttattgCGATTTTcgatatttttcattatttttgacgTCAAACTTAACTAtgactgggttttttttttaaatgattttgtatAATATCCTAcataatcatattttttcatgattttggacatcaCACTATACTATTGCAACACACTATacaatgagtttttttcttgttttttgttaaaatacttactgtgatattttttcatgattttgcaAGGCGTGCTATACTGCTAtcttttttcaagattttgacaacatactatattacactgttttttcattattgtttatattttcattatttttgaccTCTTTAAAACACAAGGGCTCAAAAGGAGATAAATGTTCAGGTGACTCACCTTGTAGCAAGTGACCTGGTCCAGCGGTCGAGGCCCTCTGTTTCCAGTCATGTTATTTTGCTGAGGAGTAGACATCGGCGTGTGATTCTGTGGCCGCTGGCCTGGACTGGAGTTGGTCAGCTGGATTAGAGAGAGCGACGAGCGGCCGATGGTTGGCACAGGCtacagcaggaaaaacacaaaaagagatcATTATCTGCTCTTCTTTTCAGCATCAAAATTACCCTCTGAGGCCAATTGCGTTCTGCGATCATCTGCTTCATGAATACTACTGTACTGAATTAAATGTGTGTCTTTCAGTGTACAAGTATCCTCTCTTACCTTCGTCTGGTTCTGGATTTGCTGTGGTAGAGGAGGCTGTTCAGAGGCTCCCATCGGCAATTCAAAACGAGGGCTGCAGAAGAATATCTCACTGTTAAATCTACATACTTGTAAGGTAaatctgtaattattttttattctactGCTAACTCAACCTTTTGTCCAAAGATCATTTAACTACAGAACATAATTCATCCAAATATAAGACAAACACAACaagaccaaattaaaaaaatcaaatgctaAACAAGTGGgtcttttgttttactttccatttcactcatttttacGGTTTGAGAATCAAACATAAAGGATTACATACTGCATAAATTTACAGGATTTTCCCTCTGGACAGAAGCCAACCAGGTAATTCACACAGATCACCcttcttgtgtgtctgtgtctgcagtcAGGACCTGTGACATGAAGATGGATGAAGATCCAAAACAGAACGTAAAGAGGCTGTTTTGCAGTTGCTGAGAAATTCTAATCGGCATGGGAGGAATGTGATAAAACATAATGTTTAGGGCGGTTTAATATTGGTACTGCTAAGATGTTTGCGTGAGCAAGACGTACCGTGTTTGCAGAAGCCTCGGTCATACCAGGGACAGTCTTTGATCTTGGACTCTGGATCGATGTGCAGGAAAGGACATTCTTTGTTGCTGCACTCACCTGCGAGGGTcaacacacatataaaaaaaaaggaaaaaatacacaactgGGTGCTGATCAACAGTTACAATGCAAATACAGTCATCTCGCTCATCAGtgtgattaaataaaacatcGAGTCAACGAACCAAACTTAGAGTAGAAGTAGCATTCAGGCATCTTGGTCATGTCGTATTCATGGAGAAACTCGCACTGGTCTCCCTTCTTACACAGTCCTCTGAGCCAGTGCTTACACACCACCGTCTTCTCTCCACTGATGTGACGGAACGGACACATCCCACCTGagagaaaatacaacaacagataCAGCACTTTCCTCAAATTCACGCTCTCTGGGCAACCAGTGTTttgctaattgctttttttttcacaaagagTGTGTCATTAACGAATCACACAGAGAAGTTTGTTGTTAAGCAGCTACAGGAAATTAATTATATTACTTAGAGGTTAATAAAAGCTTTGCTACACCTACACAAAAACTATTTTCGATTATCAAATAATCAttgaagtaatttttttaagcacagtgCAAAGCTGGGTTCttgtttcttaaatgtgagaatttgatgcttttctttgtcatgcaTAATATCAAACTGAATAGCTTTCGAATTTTGGGCTGATGGTTGgataaaaaacaccattaaagaCATCGCCTTGGAGGGAAATTACAAAGGGCCTGTTTCACTGTTTCTGGCATTTAATTGCCAAAACAATTAACCAATATTTTGAGAGAATATTAggcagattaattgataataaaaaaaaatatccttagTTGCAACCCTAGTGAGGCAGTTTTAAATGGTCAAGGGAGGAATGCTAAAAGAAGTATAGCAACGATGAGCAGAATGGATGTAAAGTTGGTGATGGCTGCTTTCGGTTCTTATAACCTACAACTGTGGAGTAATGACACCCCCCGAACCTGgagtaacatcacttttcttatgctgcttttagatgcctttcataagcattGAAACCTTtaaacccagagcaaattggtgcagtttctttccaACATGGGGAAAACTTAGTatgaaatgttccataaattgcaagaaattaatagatttagaaaattatttttcaaaaaactatagaaaatgtctagggagaaaagaaaaaaaaacaggcaaaaaaatagataaaagttATAAGTGTCATAATTAATCTTACAAAATGATACtatttttcagctcttttttacgggttatttctttgtctttttgttgttgttttgttgtttgggatttttttcccacaataGTTTGCTGGAAATGTTcttgttttcaaacaaaatcaaGCTAGTTTGTTTGGGTTTCGAAGGATTCATTTCCAACCCTGGTATTAGAGACTAAAAACGTCAGGGTGACTGCCTCTGCTGCTTCAGATTTGACCAACTTTTATGAAAGTGAAATAGTAAAATGCAGgattgttgtcatgttgtgtttttaccttTCAGACAAGCTGCTCTCATGAAGAACTCACACACAGCAGATCCGGACTCTGCAGGGACACAAATAGTCACAACCTTAGCCATTATGTCATGTTAGGGGTTAAAATGGCcagtgaaatatatataaaaaaaccctAAAGGATCTTTTTCAACTTAAAATTCTATTACTTTTCCTAAAATGACCCCAACATGAGAACATTTGAAACATTGCCTTTGTTCATATTTCCATGAAAACTATACACCATCAGGGCAAAAATCTTGTCTAAGGGGTCATTTTTGACCTGGTTATTATAAATTCATtttcacaccacaaaaaaacccaacagtacacacacacacacacacacacacacacacacacacacacaaatacatctgCAAAGTCCATGCACACAAACGTACATACTGCCCTCGTTGTACAGTATAATATACTATGTTTCTAAACATGATTAcctataataaaatgcatttcttctactttttcAGGTTACACAACTGATAGATCTTGTTAAAATTATTAGCACGCAGGGCggctggtggctcagtggatagagcattCGCCCCATTCAGAGAccgtgtcctcgccacagcgaCCGCGGGTTCAACTCCAGCTTCGCCCTTTGAGGCATAACACCCTCCCTCATCCACCTTACATGCGTTtcatcaattaaaggcaaataTGCCCCCCCAGatacgtttaaaaaaatgtttacacataTGCAGCACTgttaacagtaataataataacagaccGCTACTTTAGTAAAGAAAATAGTTATGATAGGTGTGCTGTAATAACAACGAGTGACTTCCACTGGTTGAATGCAGtctttctgcactgtgaagAGGGAAAACCTAGATATTCACAAAGTTTGTGATGACTGACAGGTTGTTTCTTTGAGCAAAatatatttggggtttttagtTCAATCAAGCTGCTTTCTTTTAGAGCTTTAGTGAAGGCGAGACATTTTTGACCCTTAGGGCGAGTAGAATATGCATAAAGTGAAGTCAAAGCAAGTGTTAATAACGATTTGAAGACACTAAGTAAACATGAACAGTCACCAGAGGTCAGGGGTCGGTTTAACCTGCCGTTAGATCTACCGTTGACTGAGTTTACCGACAGCGGCTAACAGCTAGCATCCGAACACTTACTGTCCATGCCGGGGAACGGCAGCGGCTGTGCTccgagctgctgctgcacagcgAGCTCCAGGTCAAACTTCAGGTGGTCTACGTTAGCCAGCATGTCCTGCATGTCTGCGGTGGTTTGTTTTTATCcggtcaaagaaaaaaatgtcagtttcgGTTAGCTAGCTTGCGGTTGAGCTAGCTCGAACTTTCTCCAACAGCCAGCTAAAGTGGCTAACGAGGCTAGCTAGGCTAACCGATGAGCTATCAGGAGTTAGTGAGCTCTCCGGTGAGAGACTACATGAGCTTATGTTCTTTGTagctttattgttttgttttatagaaAAAAGCCGAACATTAGTCGGTCTATAACTTTATGTTTGTCGCAAACTGTTTCTTGTTCTCAGCCGTGGATTTGCGGAAGGCGCGCGCCGCCTCTGACCTGACTGAGTAAGACACGACCAATCGATCATAGAGTATATAAGGCAAGACAAAACTAGTCGATCATCGAGCGGATCGAGTGAGACAAGACTAGTCGATCATCGAGCGGATCGAGTAAGACAAGACCAATCAACCATAGAGAGATGTAGTAAACTCACGCAACTAAAATAATCGATCAATAATAtatcaaggaaaaaaatatcattttaaaagaaaaaaggtttaaataaataaatagctctGTAAAGGGTACAGTGTGTTTTCCAAACATTTAGTGTTACCCCaagaaaaaaatgggtttttttttatgttttttaaattattgtatttctttttttactgtttagtttatattttttacatctaaaataatgttttttcgtttgtttcgtttttctgaaatattaatttactTTCACAttcctgacattttttattttttatgtctaagTTTAAGTGTAactgtttaagtttttttaaaaaatatttatttaactggTATATACATTTTAGTTTCAGACGTTATGATCTAAATGTCATCTTCTATgtgaaaaaggtttttttttttaagtaaaaagtgTAAGAAGTTCCCCAAACAACCAATACCCCCTTAAAACCAcactaaaaatcaaaataaataatatattttccaAATTAACTTTTAAGATTTGTATGTACATCAATTTGCTGTTAAACATGAACTtgtgttgtaaaaaacaaaaatagttaaatttaCAAATGAATCAATGATGCTTATAATTTAGTACATAATTAAAACTCAactatttattttgcaatattcAATCATTTTTGTCCTCGCAGGAACAAGGTTTCATATGGAAGCAGACAACAGCTGTGGCtgcaataattttattttactgagttATCTCCAGAGTTGACAAGGTACTTTTGGCAAACAACAGACCATGTTCTCAAGTTACCTGATAAatatgtcaattaaaaaaaaaaaaaaagaaagaaacaggcaggaatgtacattttgctgagttttttctttttaaattagtCTTCACCTGTTTACagttaaattaaaagatggTTCACAGTAGCTGTTTTACATTCATTCTGGATTcttaaaccaaacaaaacattttttaaatcaagtttatttatgtatacagtaaatgacaaaagaaagcTCATGTAGGAAATTATCTGCCACACTTCCTATTTTGATCTGAAGAAACTGTCTCTAAGAAAACTTTggacagtaaataaaaaagaaacagtgatTTCTGACCGTATTAAAGCTTAAACGTGTGGCAACGAAActggaggaaaataaaaagtctgaaaaagcaTCTTTGCATACAGACAAATCTGCCCGACGCTGAACTGCTGTGAAGTGACCGATTTAACAGGTGTacacttaaaacaaacatacacacgaAACAACACGCCACGGAAATTTGGCATAATAACGTTTGTTATAATCATCAGTCCAGCGTCTACAGCTCAGGGAGGCCCGGCATCGGGAACTGCCCGGCGAAAGCTTCGACCTCCGTCCTGATTTCTGACACTCGCTGCTGGAACTTCTCTCCCTGAGACAGCGCCTGGACGAACTCCCTCAGCGGAGCTTTAGGATCCAAACTTCTCTGTATCTCCAAGGTCAGCTCGAtacctgcaggaggagagagagcaagGACGGCTTTCAGACTGCAGTTTCAATTACCaaaaatcagattttgtttgttttgatggaCAGGTCTTTATAGGGCAGCTTCATATTCTctcatttctaaaatgttgcacattatttatgtttatttaatgtttttaaatgtagagGCTAAAAACAAAAGGGGATCACGCTTTTACAGCTCCAGCCCCGAAACTGTGGAATAAACTTCCCATGAGCATCAAAGCAGCTAAATCActtcctcatttaaaaaaaaacttttaaaaacacagttatacAGTCAGGCatttgtataacttcataactTTTGTGTAAATTTAAGATGatgtaatatgtatgtatgttttaatgGGGTTGATGTTGTTTTACCTAAAGCTCTTGTAATGTATGGTTTGgttttgtgaagcactttgtaactttggtTTAGAAAAGCGCTGTACAGATAAAGTTTCTGccatattatgattattattattattattattattattattatttcttgctTCGTGCGtcaggtgatttttttgccTTAGGCATCTTGTGTCAGGTGATTTTCAGCCTATCCACATGCcagcttttgtttgttattattgttattacttttttacatttttttatcctATTTTTAAACTTATATTGTTTCAGTTGTGTTTATATTGTCTTACATGTCTGTCTTTATGTTGTTGTAGCCGCTTTGTGGTTTCTAACACAAATGGCAAATAAACTAATCAGCTAATCAGAGCTGTAGTAATTCACGTCGCTTAATCGATGCGAATGAGAACAAAATACGGCAAAAATATCgtgaactgattaaaactgcTGATGTTATAACAGAATTTGTTCAAGTGAAATCttttctcttcaaaacaaaGCTGTATTTGTACTTTTCCCATTTTGTTTAATCTAAAACAGCTTAAATTTGGTGCTTTAAGCCTCCTGAAGCTCATATTGGACttcaaaagctgttttttctcagtgtttgtgtccatAAACTCTGTTAGCATAAAAACTGGTAACAGCtaaaactttttgtttatttcatttctcattCTGAAGATACTGAACCCTAAAAGTGTCTGCCTGtctaaaataaatagtaaaatataacataaatattattactttatattaAGAATATGAtgtcaaatataaaatgaatgaagTCTGAACAAAATCTaagatgtaaacaaaaaactttaTCTGATTCGACCCAGAAAGGATCGGGGAGCTTCTAAAACGTTACCTCTGTTGATGAACTGGGCCACCTTCTTGAAGTCCTCCTCCGTCAGGCCTCTGGAGGTCAGAGCTGGAGAGCCAAACCTCAGACCACTCGGCCGCAGAGCGCTCTTATcccctaaacacacacaaacgtggAAACATTAAACATcgaggaaaaaaagacttttacagGAAACATGCACAATGGCTGCATCTTAGGCTTCATTCACGCTAATTCatctttcctttgctttttttaaaaaaaaaaaatctgcattcatatggtAACATTACAAATGTGCTTCTCCTGCAAATGGATCcgcaaaaacacccaaaaacgcTTTAGCATGGTCAGTTTACACGGCGACAGAAGAGGTGGCGTTTCAAATGATTACACTATAAAAGCcggttttaaaagtttgcattttcaggaaCTCAAAAAGCCATTATCGTGTGAACAAGAAGcaaaaccgcaacaaaagtttaccGTCTCACGTATGAACTGTTGCCAGTCAGGCATCACGTCgagtcaaaacatttttttttcttatctttaatgtacattttattgGCATTTCTCAATAAACATTCAGCATATTCATACAGGGTATAAACACGCCTGTCACAGATACTGTAGGATTCTCAGTggtacacacacagagcaggaaagaaaaaataaataaataaataaataaatacaaaaaataaaaatataataacaataaataaattaaatgtaaaaaaaaatataaatagtcTTATAATaatagaagaataaaaaaaaattaatggacAGTTACGGAGTGATCTTTTCTTAAATGTCCAAGTCAGTTCTTCCTTTAAAAGGATACTATATACCTTTTGTGATTAATTCTTCTTGTGTGGcgactcctttcccattgccttCGCTTTCTCGGGCTATTAACAACGCTCCTGCTCTAATATGTCGCTGTGTTTGCTTTGCATCAGCTCCAAACTAGTTTTCCATCTTCTTGACCACATTACACACATGTTTACTTTCAGTAACAGTTCCACCTCATCATCGATCCCAGCAAAGAAATCTCTGGTCTTACTTTCCGGCATCTCTTTAGTGTTTTCTGTAATTATGCAACAGGTGtaagatgctaaaaaaaacctgtgtgtacgaatcatgtggtttaaaaataaaaacggaTCAGTGTGGCGTAAAGCAACATTCACAGAGACTAAAGGGAGGACTACTTTGCAACAAGATTACTCACACTCAAACAAAGCTGCATTAATACATACgtacaatgcacacacacacacacacacacacacacgcacacaca includes these proteins:
- the cpsf4 gene encoding cleavage and polyadenylation specificity factor subunit 4, which encodes MQDMLANVDHLKFDLELAVQQQLGAQPLPFPGMDKSGSAVCEFFMRAACLKGGMCPFRHISGEKTVVCKHWLRGLCKKGDQCEFLHEYDMTKMPECYFYSKFGECSNKECPFLHIDPESKIKDCPWYDRGFCKHGPDCRHRHTRRVICVNYLVGFCPEGKSCKFMHPRFELPMGASEQPPLPQQIQNQTKPVPTIGRSSLSLIQLTNSSPGQRPQNHTPMSTPQQNNMTGNRGPRPLDQVTCYKCGEKGPLRQQMH